In Spirosoma sp. KUDC1026, the sequence CAATGCGGTGTGCCTGATGCACGAGTCGATCCAAGATTGCATCGGCCAGCGTTGGTTCAGCTAGGTACTCATACCACTTAGACACCGGTAACTGCGAGGTAATGATCGTAGCCGACCGGCCATGGCGATCTTCAATGAGTTGCAGCAAAGCCAGTTTGGCATTCATGTCTAGACTCGATAGGCCCCAATCGTCCAGGATCAATAACTGCAACCGCTCCAGACGGGCAAGCTCCCGAGTATAGGAGCCATCCGCTCGAGCCAGATGCAGTCGTTCCATAAGTTTAGGCATAGAGAAGTAGCCCACCCGCAGCCCTCGTTGACAAGCCTGGTAGCCCAGACATGTAGCCAGATAGCTTTTGCCACAACCAGTGGCACCGGTGATGAGAATGTTTTCGCCCCGTCGTACAAAAGAGAGGTCGCCCAGGCGAAGTACCATACTTTTGTCCAACTGCCGATCAGGCGTGTAAATAACTTCTTCCAGGCTGGCCTGATACCGAAAACGAGCCTGGGTAATGGCAGTTCGCGTTTTGCGTTCCTGCCGGTATTCGTGTTCGGCATCCAGCAGCGAAGCCAGGAGATGGTCGGTGGGCGGCCACTGATTAACCGGTAGACGCAGAAGGGTTTCCCAGTGGGTGGCCATGCCCTGTAATTTTAATTGACGCATGCGCTCGAGGGTTGCTTGTGTATTCATGAGTTGATGGTTTAATGGTTAGCTCTTTTTATCCCCTTTACCCCTTTATTATTGATAGACATCGGCTCCCCGGATGTTCTCATGAGTTGGCAGAGGCTTATGGGTTACCTCCGTTGAGGTAGTCTTATCTAAATTGCGCTCCAGGATGCTACGGATCAACTTGTAGGAGACAGCCCCATACGTTAACGCCCGCTCACAGGCCCCCTCCAGGCGTTGCTGGCCAACCTTGGCTACCAGCGATAGTACGCCGGCACAGGAACGGAAGGCCTGTTGGGGATAGCTCCGCGTGTGGAGCAGTTCCTGAATGGCCAGTCGAGTATGGGGACCGATCTGGCTGGCCTGATCGATAAAGTACTCCGCAGACCACTGGCTCAGCCATTGTTGTTGGCTGGGCAGGTGTTCGCGACGGGTGGTGTACTGATAGGCCTCGGGTTGGCGCTCATGAAGCGCAATCCGCTGATGATCATGGTAAATCTCCACGGTCTGAGCGGTGTAAACCAGCTTAACGCTCTGGCCCACATGCCGGTAGGGTACGCTATAATAGTGCTTGTCTTCCCCTAACAGTACATGACAGTTGGGATGCACTTTGGCCATGCGAAAGGCTTTGGACCGGTAAGGCTGTAGCGGCAAAGGCATCAGCGTGGCTTCTTCCAGGGTCTCAAAACGCTGACGTCTTGAGTAGGGCTTACCCTGAAAGCACTGCCGGTTGTGGACTTCTACTTGTTGAGCAATAGCTTGGTTCAGTTCCTTCAAAGAGTGAAAGCTCTGTTCTTGTAGGGGAACATATACCCGACTATAGAGAATGGAGATGGTCTTCTCCACCAGCGCTTTATCGCGCGGCTTGCCACTACGGGCTGGATAGATACAGGTACTGTAATGAGCCGCAAAGTCTTCAATCGACTCGTTCAGATCAGGCTCATAGCGGTTGGCTTTGGTCACGGCGGCTTTCAGGTTATCGGGCACAATGGCCTCGGGGACACCACCAAAGTAGGTTAGCGCATCGGATAAGGCTTGTAGGAAATCGGCTTTTCGCTGACTGGCAACCGCTTTAGCAAAAGTGAGTTGGGAACAGGCCAGCACGGCGACAAAAAGCTCGACTGGCTGAGGCTGACCGGTAGTTGGATCGACCAGGGCTAGCTTTTTACCGGCATAATCGACGAAAAGCGTCTCCCCAGCTTTGTGCTCCAGGTGCATCACCGTCTGCTGGTTGAGTCGCCAGGTCCGGTAGCGCTCACAAAATTGGGAGTACTGGATGGCATTGGGGTTAGCCTGCTTATAAGCTAGCCATAAGTGATGGCGGGTCACACCCGGCTTGGCCAATTGGGCTTCGTAGTTCTCAAATCGTTGGTAGAGATCACCCAGCCGATCGGCCTCTGGTTGGGGTACACGATGAGTGAACAGGCGGTGAAGTTGATCATCCTGCCAGCTCAAAGCCTGAGCCAAGTCCGAAAAATGCGCTTCGACTATACGCAAATAGTGTTCGACGGTGGTTCGGGAAATGGCTAAAGCCGAAGCAATCCGGCGCTGGCTGAAGCCCTGCTGGCGGAGTTGAAGAATCCGACGGAGTTGAAACATAGGTAAGCGAGAGTTAGCCATGCTTGACTACAAACGTGAGTGATGTTCGTTCACGTCAGGGCCAAACTAGGGGTCTTGGCTCACTTATCCACGATGGCCCATTTTGTGCCGGAATACCCGGCCGGATTGGGCCGGAATGACTGGCTTACTTTATGCCGGAATATATAGCTGTAACTTGTTTTGTTGCAGAACAAGTGGATAAAGTAGTCTTTGCAGGTGATTTGCAACAATACTCAGTTGAAGTTGCTAATTCTATATTGTCTCGAAACGAGCCATTGAGCAGATTAAAGCGAGATCAAGCATGTAGTATTATAGAGAATGTGAAGGCTGAATATAGTAGGCTTTTTGACAGTAATGAGATTACCAAGGACGTGAAGTATGTAAGAGAGAATATAGTGAATAGTTCAAAAAGTGAAAGAAAAATAACTCGTGCATATGGAGGTTATTACCTTAGTTATAATCAAAGTTTACTAATTGATTTGATATTAGAGAGTTTACCCGTTGATGTAGAGCTACGTTGTATCATGTTAGCATCAATAATAGAAGCCACATCTCAGTGTGTTGCAGCACCTGGTCACACAGCTCAATATTTTAAGCCTGTGGGTAAAGGGCTTGATGCTATAATAGATGCTTGGAAAAGAGATCCTCTTGTATATTATGAAAGAAATTTTGACAGAATTGCCGATAGGTTTGCTAAGACAAAAGGTGAGGCAATAGTAGGCGAAGCTGGTTCTCTCTTGAATAAAGTGAAAGAAGGAGATTTAGAGCGTGTTGGGGAATTGAGAAAGCTTGAGAGTCGTGTCAACTTTGTGTCGACCAAGACATGAAGCAATGACTAAACAGTGGCAACCACTGACCGACCCTCAATGGGCCGCAATTTCGCCTTTCTTTGACCTTCGACGCAAGCGGACTCATAATTTGCGCCACATCGTAGACGCCTTGTTGTGGTTGCTTCGAACCGGCTGTCAGTGGCGTAACCTGCCCTCGCATTGGCCACACTGGCAGGCGGTGTACTACTATTTCGATCAGTGGAAACAGGCTGGTATATTTGAGCAGATCAACGCTGCTTTGAATCAACTCGACCGTCAGCAAGCCGGACGAGCAAGTCATCCATCAGTACTATGCATTGATTCACAAAGCGTTAAGTTGCATCCCATGATCTGTGAACAGCGCGGTCTAGACGGCAACAAGCGTATCAATGGCCGCAAACGAACTCTAATCGTGGATACCCAGGGGCGCTTGTGGGTAGCTGACGTATCGGCGGCTAACGAGGCTGACGGCCCCTTAGCCGTGCCATTGATCACCAACATGCTGTGGCGCGTAGGCGAACGGCTGGAGAAAATCTACGGCGATCAAGCTTATAACGGCGTGTTTGCCCGTGAGTTGGAGGGGTGGAGTATTGTATTTGAAAAAGCCTCGCGTCCCGAGTCCGCTCAAGGCTTTGTACCAGTAGCTAAGCGATGGGTAGTCGAACGCAGCATCGCTTGGACCAATTTCTTCCGCCGGATCGTCAAGGACTATGAGTATACGGTAGCTTCTTCGGTCAACTGGCTGTATTTGGCTAACATTCAAGTGATACTACAGCGTATTTGAGGTTTGAACCAAATGTAATTCCCCAACACGCTCTTAGTTTTTTTAGATCCTCCTTATTCTGGAGTGCACTATAGCCGATTTTATCATGTTTTAGAATCTATTGCCAGAAATGAAATGGTTGATGTTAGTGGAATAGGCCGATACCCTGCTCCTGAAAAAAGGCCTAAGTCAGAATTTAGTATGAAGTCTAAATCAGGAAAAGCGCTTGAAAATATATTTTCTATAATAGCTTCAAGAAAAGCGTCAGCTATAATAACGTTCCCTGCTAATGCTGCTAGTAATGGTTTGAGCGGAGCTGCTGTTGAGGTCCACCCGAAAAGCGTTCCGCTCAAAGATTGAGGATCGGACGTTCATGAGGTCCACCCGAAAAGCGTTCCGCTCAAAGATTGAGGATCGGACGTTCTTGAGGTCCACCCGAAAAGCGTTCCGCTCAAAGATTGAGGATCGGACGTTCTGAGGTCCACCCGAAAAGCGTTCCGCTCAAAGATTGAGGATCGGACGTTCATGTGTTGGTTTTTCTTTTCCCTTTCCAACCTCATCTGGGGTTAAACCACCAAGAGAGCTGTGGGGGCGGAAGCTATTATATTCTTGCCTCCAGTGTTCAATTTTTTCCCGAGCATCGTCTAGCGATAAGAACCAGTGAGCGTTCAAGCACTCGTCCCGGAAACTACCATTAAATGACTCGATAAACGCATTATCCGTTGGCTTTCCTGGCCTTGAAAAGTCCAGCGTCACTTTGTTATCATAAGCCCACTTGTCCAGGAACTTTGAGATAAATTCACTGCCATTGTCCACTTGAATCCGTTCGGGTACAGCCAAATCTACAATTTTTAAGTGATTCATTACGGCCACCACGTCTTCACCCTTTAATGATTGGCCGACATGGATGGCTAAGCACTGGCGACTATAATTATCGACTACAGTTAAGGCCCGGATTTTTCGGCCATCAAATAGCTGATCAGCCACAAAGTCCATGCTCCAGCACTGATGGATACTGGAGAGTTGGGGGCGCTCTAACCGGTGGGCAGCGGCTCGATTACGACGGGGACGCTTGCTTCTGAGATGCAATCCTTCTTCACAATACACCCTATAGACCCTTTTGTGGTTGTCACGCCAGCCTTCCCGGCGCAACAGCACATAAATCCGCTGATAACCGTACCGAACCCTTACTTGGGCAATTTCTTTGATTCGTTTCCGGATCACGGAGTCATCTCGACGACGAGACTTGAACTGCAAAGAGGATCGACGGAATTGAATAACAGAGCAGGCACGACGGGCTGAAACGCGATAGTTTTCCATTAAACTTGAGGCCAGTTTCCTTTGCTGAACTGGCCTCAAAGCTTTTTTTTGAGCACATCCTGAAGCATTTGTTTGTCCAGGCTCAGGTCGGCCACTAGCTGTTTCAGCTGACGGTTTTCTTCTTCCAACTGGCGTAATCGGTGCAGTTCGGCAACACCCAATCCGCCATACTTCTTCTTCCAATTGTAATAGGTAGCCTCGCTAATTCCCATTTTGCGGCATACTTCAGCCACGGCTACTCCGGTCTCAGCTTGCTTGAGAGCAAAGACGATTTGCGCTTCGGTGAACTTGGTTTTCTTCATGACGATTTGTTTGATTTAAGTTAATCCAAATCGCCCGATTTTCTCTACTTTATACTGGAACGCTTTTCCGGGGGGAGGTCACTGTAAAAGAAATAGCGCAGAATCATTTTAAGGTAAAAAAAGAGATTGTAAAGGGAGCTTTTAGCACATTGGGAGGGAACAATAACAATCGACCAGCTCGAATGGATTCAAGCGAATTAGTTCTTCTATTGGAATCCAAATAATATAACCAAGTTATGGACCGGCATCTCAAAGTTGCCGGTCCATAACTTGGTTATATTATTTAGATCGTTTTTTCATCTCTTTACTTTGCTCGAGTTCGGCAATGACCCGGCGCTCATCAGGCCGGGAGTAGACTTCCAGTCCTTTATCAGTTAGTCGACCCAGAAGGACTTTAACGGCATCGGTGCTCAGGTGAATTGTGTTGAAGCACCAGTCCGTGAAGGTTTTACGGCCAATTTTACTCGATACCTTCTTCTTGAGCTTGAGTTCTGCACCGACAACCTTCAGCCAAACGTTGAACTTGGTCAGAGAAGTAAGGGGAAGTTTTTCCCAACCTCCGTATTTGTCGATGATCGTTTTTACTTCGTCAAATACAGGAACGGCGGTTTTTACCTCGGTCTTGATCCGATCCTTAATCAGCCAGGGTTTACCGTCAAGCCCCTGCCGGACGGCGGTTTTATACTGCTTGACGAAATCCTCTAAATCACCGTAGTGAAAGCCCGATCGGCACAAAATGACCAGGATATCAGCGGCCATTTGTACGTGCTCGTTTTCGAATGGATGGGTGCGTAGTTTCTCGAACTCTTCGTTCGTCAGAAAGGTGGGATCATCGTATTTGACACCTTTCACGCGCAGGCCGGCCAGGGGGTTATTGTCCACAATCTTGTTGAGCTTCGCCCATTTTAGCATGTTGCTGATGGTCTGGGAATGTTTGGCTACGTAGCTGTCGGCATGGCCGCGTTTCTTCATCCACTGTCGGTACCGCTTCAACCAGACCAGGTCGAAATCTTCGACGAGTACGTCCAGGGCTTTCTCGCTCGCCAGAAAATCGATGAGCTTCTTCCGGACGTTGTCATACACTGTCAGGCTATTTTCGGTTAGATCGCGCTCCTGATCGGCTCGACTATCTTTCATGTACAGATCGAAGGCGATCGCCAGGGTGACGCTGGATGCTCCACTGAGATAAAGCCGTTTGATTTTGGCGGCCGTAATTTTTTCCTTCTTCCTGAAAAGATCGTTGAATATTGCCCGGAGCTGGGTGCGAAGGATATCCAACTGGTCGTTTTTGAAAAACGCCTGTGGATCATTGCTGCTGATCTGCTGGCCATCCCAGTGATCGTGGTAAATCAGAAGACCTGTACTGCCAATTTCAGCTCTCTCGCCCGCGATGCTGATCCGACAATACAGTTTTGATTTACCGGCAATGTTACTCTTGTGTCTCCAGAAGGAGATTTCCATGGACTTAATGTTCATGTGTAAACTCATGTTTGGTGAGCTTGCAGTGCCTTTAATGAGATTTTAATGTTTGCGCAAAAAATGTATATACAATAGACGATAGTGTTTACATATGAAGAAATAGGTAAACGGTGACATATAGGCTTGCCGCCAGGTGCATTACCTTGCCACCGGTGTTACTGCCCTGCCACCAGTATTGCCATAAATCAGTCGAAAGTGTGGGTTTATGGACCATAAAGGGCAAAAAAAAAGCCCGAAACGGGCTACGTATCGGGCACTCCTTGGTAAAATCAGCTATTTATCTAGCTCTTTGCAGAGAGAGAGGGATTCGAACCCCCGGACCTATTACAGTCAGTGGTTTTCAAGACCACCGCAATCGACCACTCTGCCATCTCTCTTTGTGGGTGCAAATATACAGACAAATCCAGCTTTGTCAAGCCTGGCGGCCTTTTTTAAACAAAAACTGTTGTTTCGGGGATATTCAAAGAGTGAAAGGCCAGGTTGCGGATGCGATGACTAAGCGGGTTCTACTCCTTACTCCTTGTAGCAGCAGTCCATTACACTGGTAAATCACTCTTTCGCTCTTTCATCGCGCCGGTGACCCGGCATTCCGCTAAGCCATGGCTACTTTTTCAACTCCCGAAACCAACCGCGACCTGGGTTTATTGCCCGAGGAGTTTGAGCGGATTGAACAGATCCTCGGCCGCCAGCCGAACCCGACCGAACAGAAAATCTTTTCGGCGGTGTGGTCGCAGGACCGTTCCAATAAGAAATTCAGCTTCTGGATAAACCAGCTTCCCCGCGATTCAGACCGAATGCTGGTCGACGGAGAAAACGCTGGTCTGATTGATATTGGCGACGGTCTGGCAGCCGCCATTAACATCGGATCACGCAATCAGCCATCGAGTAGGGACGTCGTTGGGAATCGTGAGGTGGGTGGCCAGCCTGTTGCCCGGCTTAACTCGCTCTACGTCGGCGATCTGGAGCAGGACGAAACGCGGGCACTCCTGCGGGATGTAATGAAAGGTGCCGGCACGGCTTCAGGAAACCCAGTCATGGGGGGCGAAATCTTTTTTGATACGTCATACAACCGGAATTCTCTCACCAGTGTCTTCTCCGCGAGCATTGTAGAAGTGAGCAAAGTTGCCAAGGCGAAAGCATTTGGCGCGGGGAGTCCGGTGTTCATCATTGGCTCGGCAACGGCGGAGGGGCTGCCGAACGAAACCACCCACGAAATCAGAACTACGGATCACGCCATCGGGATTCAAACCATCGGTGCTGCCGGCCTGATTGGTGCCATTGCCGAACTGAGTGCGAAAAGTGAGCACGGTATAACCATCAACCTCGACAACGTACCAACTCTACCATCCGGCAGTACACCCGTCGAAATTTTGCTATCCGAGTTGCGGGGGCAACTGCTGGTCGTCGTTGAAAAAGGAAACGAGGCCGCCGTTCAGGGCATTGCCGATACATGGAATCTGACCTGCGCACAGCTTGGCGAGGTGGCAGATTCAGGCGAAACGGGTACGGCTAGCCTGCTGGTTTACCACCACGGGGAACGGGTTGCCGACGTACCGACCCAGGAGTTAGTAAAGGGCGGTAGCGTTCCGCAGGATCAGCAGGAGTACCGCGAGCCAGCGTACATCGCCGAATACGCTACATTCGACATTGAGGACGTCGACGATCTGAAACTGGATGAAGTCAAAGAGGTGGCTAAACACCTGCTGGCTCATCCGAACATCAGCGCCCGGCAATGGCTTCATGGGCAGTACAGTTCGGTGGGAAATAGCACCTACGCGCGTTCGGACGCGGCAATAGTGCGGGTTCAGGAAGCCGCGACGGAGGTGGCAGGAGCGTCCGCTACCGAGACATCTATTGTCCTTACGGTCAACGGGAACAGCCGTTACGTTTACGCCAGTCCGCGTCAGGGTACGATGATTGCCCTGGTCGAAGCCGCACGGAATATCGTCTGCTCGGGGGGTGATCCGCTGGCCGTGACGAGCCAACTGACTTTTGGCAGCCCTGACGTACCGGAAGAATACTGGCAGTTTGTGGAAGCCGTGCAGGGCCTGGGTGAAGCCTGTCGCCGGTTCAGTACCCCGGCAACGGGTAGCACCGTGAGTTTCTCCAGCGACAGTTCAAGGTTCCCGACGGCAACGATCGGGATGCTGGGATTGATGGAAGATCCTGGTCACCGGATGACGCTCAGCTTTAAAAACGAAGGCGACCGGATCTATCTGATCGGCCCTACTACAGACGACATTGCTTCATCAGAATACCTGTATTCGTACCGGGACGTTAAAGCATCGCCTACGCCTTTCTTCGATTTTCAGACCGAGTGGCGGGTACAGGAGGGCATCCGTACCATGATCCGTAACGGCTGGATTCAGTCGGCGCACGACGTATCCGGCGGTGGGCTGTTTGTTACGCTGGCCGAGTCGGCGATGGCAGGGGAGAAAGGGTTTGCCATTGAAAGTAACGAGCGCTACCGGATGGACGCGTTTCTTTTTGGCGAAGGCCAGAGCCGGGTTGTGGTCACTGTATCGCCCGAGCATTTCCACCATGTCGAAGCGTATCTGGATGAGGGTTACAACGTATTCACGCGCCTGGGCAGCGTAACGGCGGCCGACTTTGTGGTCGATGAGACTGTGATTATGACCTCCGCCGAGGCCCGCGAGCTGTACGACAATACGTTGGAGAAACGAATGAAAACTGATTAAGTGATTAGCTTTGGATGTTATTTCAGTCATCCCGCCTTCGGTCGGGATGGCAAAACACCAGTCGCTTTTGACCTATGACGCATGACTTAGCCGCTCTGACCGGCGAAATAAACACCATTGCCCGGCAGGCGGGCGCGTTCCTGCTGCAGGAGCGTAGCCGGTTCCAGCGGGAATCGATTGAGTACAAGGGCCTGAATAACCTGGTTTCGTACGTCGACAAGGAAACCGAAAAACAGCTGGTTGAGCAACTGGGCAAACTGCTGCCCGAAGCTGGTTTTATCACCGAAGAAGGGACAACCGGCCAGGAAGCAGATCCATCCGCATTAAACTGGATTATTGACCCGCTCGACGGCACGGCCAACTTCATCCACAACCTGCCAGTATTCTCGGTGAGTATCGGATTGGCGCAGGGAAAAACGACCATCGCCGGGGTTATCTACGACCCCAACCGCGACGAATGTTTTTCGGCCTGGCAGGGTGGGGGCGCGTACTGCAACGACAGCCGTATTTCGGTATCACCCGCTCTGACGCTGGGCGAAAGTCTGGTCGCGACAGGATTTCCCTACTACAAGTTCGAGCAGATGCAGCCGTACCTGTCCATTCTGGAGTCGCTGATGCAGCAGACACACGGCCTGCGCCGGATGGGGTCGGCGGCTATCGATCTGGCCTACGTAGCGAGTGGCCGTTTTGACGCCTTTTACGAGTACAATCTTAACTCCTGGGACATGGCGGCCGGGGTGTTGCTGGTGCAGGAAGCGGGCGGTGTAGTCACGGATTTCAGCGGTGGTGATACGTTCCTCTTTGGTGGCGATGTGGTTGCCGGTTGTGGCGTGCACCCGGAATTGATGAAGGTCATTCAAACGTACTGGTGAGCGTAGCCTTAGTTAATACATAAAGCTACCTGCCTTTCTAAAAAAGAAATCAAAAGGATTTTGTCATCCGTCCTTTGGTTGGGATGACAAAAAATACCATACTCTTAAACCGTTTCACATGCAGGATCTGGAAACGCTGCGCTACCCTATCGGGCAGTTCGATTACGGAAAAACGGTTGAGCCGGACGAGACCCGACAGGCATTGGAAGCGATTGCCGCGCTGCCGCACAAGCTGACGGCACTGGTCGGCAAGTGGGGTGATGATCAGCTTGATACGCCCTACCGACCCGAGGGCTGGACGGCGCGTCAACTGGTTCACCATGTAGCCGACAGCCACATAAACGCCTATGTCCGCACTAAGCTGATGCTGACGGAGGATAACCCAACCATCAAGCCGTATGAAGAAGGAGAATGGGCGAAACTGCCCGACTCGACGCTTGACGTAGCGACCTCGCTGGTGATCCTGAGCAACCTGCATGCGCGCTGGGTAACGATTCTGGCGTCGCTCACCAACGAGCAACTGCGTCGAACGTATTACCACCCCGGTATGCAGAAAACCTTCTTGGTAAGCGAAGTGATGAACCTGTATGCCTGGCATGGCGAGCACCACTACCAGCACGTTTACCGGCTGGCCGAGCGCAGCGGCTGGTTATAGGCTGAAAGGAAACTGATCGGCGAAGCAAGGTGTTAACCGGGTAGACAAAGGGCGAGTACCTATGCAGGAAGCATTGATTGCACTGATTTTTCTGGTGGCGGCCACGTATCTGGGCGTCCGCGCTTACCGTAGCTTTTTCTCGAAAAACGAAGGGGGCTGCGGTAAAGGCTGCGGTTGTGTTACCGACTCGAAAAGAACGGTAATAACAGCGAGCGAAAAACCATAAAATTAGACCTGTAACATTTTAAAAGTCCGGTAGTTGTTGAGGAAATGAACCCTCGATTCGCTACCGGATTTTTACTTATACTTACCTTGGTGCTGGCCAGTGGTGGCTGCCAGCGTGTCAGACCCAAAGCGCCTTATGTACAGGACTTTGACCCGGCCATTAAAGATCCTGTGTCCTTCGTGTCCGGGCAGGTTACGTTCAGCATTCCGGCGCTGGAGCGTAAGATAAACCAGTCGTTGAGCACTACGCTGGTATCAGAAGAAGCGTTCAAGGGAAAAAAAGGAGAAGCCTGGCACCTGCGCGTTGAACGGACCGGCCCCGTGCGGATACGGTATTTCCGTCAAAAGGTCTCGTTTTCGGCTCCGCTGCGGGTTTGGTACACCAACCCGATTGGTCTGCGCAAGACACGCCGGAGCCGGGAGCTGTGCGCTCTTTCGGTCAATTTCGTGAGTCCCCTGGCTGTTGGCTCCGGCTGGCGACTGACCACTAAATCCAGGTTTGAGGAGTATGAGTGGATTCACAAACCCAAAGTCCGGATGCTGGGTATCAAGATTGGCGTAACGAAGCTGGCCGATTCGATTCTTGACAAGCGTAAGGCTGATATTGAAGCTGCCATTGATAACGCCGTTCATGGCGAACTGCGGCTGGACAAAGAAGTAGGCAAAATCTGGAAGGACATTCAGAAACCGCTGCGTATCGGCAAAGCACCCGTCGAGTTCTGGGTCGTTCCCAAGCCTTTCAGCGTGGCCGTTGCCCC encodes:
- a CDS encoding DUF4403 family protein, whose product is MNPRFATGFLLILTLVLASGGCQRVRPKAPYVQDFDPAIKDPVSFVSGQVTFSIPALERKINQSLSTTLVSEEAFKGKKGEAWHLRVERTGPVRIRYFRQKVSFSAPLRVWYTNPIGLRKTRRSRELCALSVNFVSPLAVGSGWRLTTKSRFEEYEWIHKPKVRMLGIKIGVTKLADSILDKRKADIEAAIDNAVHGELRLDKEVGKIWKDIQKPLRIGKAPVEFWVVPKPFSVAVAPIYGNKKTITVPIQIALRAETKLGTKPESEPEPLPRLLRHKTLPEASRLRVLAFVPYAGMTDALSQEVKQRKLNLMKGAVTIKDASVYGSGRSLIVKTDVGGAVKGTLYFRGQPVFDTLTNTLRVRYVDFDVDTKERLLATADWLLHDNMRDTLEKSLVIPLSQQLAQVPAKIETAFAQGGAGKKTILDINAFRMVPQKIVVRPDGVQILIKVESKVAVVVKHL